CGCACCAGCTCAAGCTGCGCCGATAGCTCGCTGAGCTTGAAGGCGATGTACTGGTTGGCGATCAGCGGCTTGCCGTTGACCACGCGGTCCTTGAGGTAGTCGCGCGTGCGATCGAGCGCACCCTGCATCGAGTTGAGCTTGCCGTAGGAGGCAAACATCCGCTCAACGACGAACTGCTGCATCTGCTGCTGGAACCCGCGCCCGACCTCACCGATCGTGTTGGAGACCGGAACGCGCACGTCGTCGAAGGTCAGCAGCGCGGTGTCTGAGCTGCGCATGCCGTACTTGTCGAGCTTCTTGGCGACATCGAGGCCGGGGGTATCCCGCTCAACGATGATCTGCGACATCCCGCGATAGCCGCCCTCGTCGGAGGTTCGCGCAAGCAGGCACAGCCAGTCCGACTGCGTGCCGGAGGTGATGAATGTCTTGGAGCCGTTGATGACCCAGTCATCACCGTCGCGCACGGCACGCGTCTTCAGCGCCGCGACGTCTGAACCGGCATCGGGCTCGGTGACGGCGATCGAGGTGACCATCTCCCCGGCGATCGCCGGAGCGAGATACTTCTGCTTCAGCTCGTGCGATCCATAGCGATGCAGCGACGGCGTCGCCATCATCATCTGTACGCCGAACGCCATGGGTACGCCGCCGCAGCCCATCCGGCCGAGCTCCTCGGAGGCGATCATCGCAAAGAGGTGGTCGCCGCCCATGCCGCCGTACTCCGGGTCGTACTCGACCCCGAGAATGCCTAGCGCACCGGCCTTCTTGAAGATCTCGTGCGCCGGGAAGATGCCCTCGCGTTCCCAGTCATCGACGTACGGCGCGCACTCTTTGTCGACGAACTTGCGCACCGACTCGCGAAACGCCTCGTGCTCCGGGGTGAACTTCACGGCGACTCCTCATAGCCAACAACATGACTCTCATGTCAAGTTAGCACGGAGGGTCGCCGTGAAGGACCGCCTAGGAGTGGGTCATGTCGATCGGCACGACCCACTCGTCGAACTGCTCAGCGGTCAGGTAGCCGAGATCCAGCGCCGCCTCGCGCAGGCTGGTGCCGTCCTTGTGCGCCTTCTTAGCGATCGCGGCGGCCTTGTCGTAGCCGATGTGCGGGTTGAGCGCGGTGACCTGCATGAGGTTGGTCGAGAGGTTCTGCTCGATCCGCTCGCGGTTGGGCTCGATGCCGACGGCAGCGTGGTCGTTGAACGACACGCACGCGTCGGAGATCAGCCGGATCGACTCGAGTACGGCGTGGGCCATGACCGGCTTGAAGACGTTGAGCTCGAAGTTTCCTTGCGTGCCAGCAAAACCGACCGTGGCATCGTTGCCGAAGACGCGGGTGCAGACCATCGTCATGGCTTCGCTCTGCGTCGGGTTGACCTTGCCCGGCATGATGCTCGAACCCGGCTCGTTTTCCGGGATCAGCAGCTCGCCGATGCCGTTGCGCGGACCGGAGGCCAGCCAGCGGACGTCGTTGGCCATCTTCATCAGCGCGCCGGACAGCGTGCGCAGCGTCGCGCTGAGCGTGACGAGCTCGTCGTGCGCGGCGAGCGCGGCAAACTTGTTTTTCGCGGAGGTGAACTCCACGCCGGTCTGCTCGGCGATCTTGGCGGCGGCGAGGTCACCAAACTTCGGGTGTGCGTTGAGTCCGGTCCCGACCGCCGTACCGCCGATCGCCAAGCGGTGCAGGCTGCCCTCTGCGTGGTGTACGTCGGCCATGGCGTGGTCGATCTGGGCGACCCAGCCGCCGATCTGCTGACCGAGCGTGATGGGCGTGGCGTCCTGCAGATGGGTGCGCCCGACCTTGACGATGTCGGCGTACTCCTTGGCCTTGGCATCGAGGGTGTCGCGCAGCTTGGCCACCGAGTCGTAAAGACGCTCGCGCAGCTCCAGCACGATCGCGATGTGCATTGCCGTCGGGAACGTGTCGTTGCTGGACTGCCCGCGGTTGACGTGGTCGTTGGGGTGCACCGGCTTCTTCGAGCCGCGCTCGCCGCCGGCGATCTCGATCGCGCGGTTGGAGATGACCTCGTTGGAGTTCATGTTGCTCTGCGTGCCGCTGCCGGTCTGGAAGACCACGAGCGGAAACTCGGCATCGAGCTCGCCGGAGATGACCTCGTCGGCGGCCTGGACGATCAGCGCGGCGACGTCCTCGGGCAGCTCACCGAGCTCGCCGTTGGCCTGTGCGGCGGCCTTCTTCAGGATGCCCAGTGACCGGATGATCGGACGGCCCCATACGAAGGTGTCACGACCGATGTCGAAGTTGTGCAGACTCCGCTCGGTCTGCGCGCCCCAGTAGTGGTCGGCGTCGACCTCGATCTCACCCATGCTGTCGGTTTCGATGCGCTTGCTCATGCCTCAAACGGTACGACGCCGTCGTACCCGCCCTGCGCTCGGGAGCGACCTGCGGTGGGCCCGTCACGCGATCGGGGGGTTCAGCGTGACGGGCGCCACCGCAGGCCCGGTTGGGGTGGTGCTGCGGGACTAGCCAGGAAGATTGGCGTTGATGAGGGCGGCTTCGGCGTACTCGTGCACCTGGTGAGTCGGCGTGATCGAGATATCGGTGAAGCCAGCCTCGGTGAGGTAGCGCTCGAACTGCTCGCGGGTGAGGGCACCGGCGATGCAACCAGTCCATTTCTGCATGTCCTCGCGCACCGCCTCGGGCATGGCGTCGGCGGCGATGACGTCGCTGAAGGCGATGCGTCCGCCGGGCTTGAGCACGCGCGCGGCCTCGGCGAGTACGACGCGCTTGTCGGCGGCGAGGTTGATGACGCAGTTCGACAGCGCGATGTCGACGGAGTCGTCGGGCAGCGGGATGTCTTCGAGGTAACCCTTGACGAACTCGACGTTGTCGACGCCCGCCGCGGCAGCGTTGGCACGCGCCTGCGCGAGCATCTCGTCGGTCATGTCCAGGCCGTAGACCTTGCCGGTCGCTCCGACGCGGCGAGCCGAGATCAGCGCATCGCCGCCGGCTCCCGAGCCGAGATCGAGCACCGTCTCACCCTCGGCAAGCTGCGCGACCTGGGTGGGTACGCCGCATCCCAGTGACGCCTCGACTGCGGGGCTCGCGTCGTCGACCCCGTCGTACAACGCGGCGCCGAAGACGTCGTCGCGCGTCAGGTCACCGCTGCCGCAGCACGACTGGCTCATCTGTTGTGCGGCCGCGGCGTACCGCTCGCGCACCGTCTCGCGAATGTCGCTCATACGTTCTCTCCTCGTTTCGTTGTCAGGTCGGTGGCGAGGTCGCGGACTCGCGCGGCGATGTCGTCTCGGATCAAGCGCATCCGCTGCATGCCGCCGATTCCGCGCTCGGCTGGTTCGTCGGTCTCCCAGCGCTCGATACCCGCGGTCATCCCGTCGACCGGCTCGAGCTGCGCTTCCCGGCCGAGTACGACGACGCGGTCTGCGATGCGCATCAGCTCGGGGTCGACCGGTTTCGGCGTGCCGCCGGACATGTCGGCGCCGACCTCGCCGACGGCCGCCGCCGACTGTCCGTTGATCGCGCTGCCCGGTGCAGTGCCCGCTGAGACGGCCGTGATGGCATCGCCCGCGATCTCGCGCAGCAGCGCCTCGGCCATCTGCGACTTTCCGGCATTGCTCTTGCAGACGAACAGCACAAGCGGAGGGTCGTCGGTCATGGCTGCTCCTTGAGTCCGGCGCGCTCGGGAGTGCGCGTGCGGCGGCGCAACCAGAGGCTGACGTAGACGAGGCCGACAAGTGCGGGGACCTCGATCAGCGGACCGACGACGCCCGCGAGCGCCTGTCCGCTTGTCGCCCCGAAGGTGCCGATCGCCACCGCGATAGCCAGTTCGAAATTGTTTCCGGCGGCCGTGAATGCCGTGGTCGCGGATCGCTCGTAGGTCATCCGCAGCGCCCGGGAGGCGGCGTACGCCATGCCCCACATCAGTGCGAAGTAGAGCAGCAGCGGTATGGCGATTCGCGCGACATCGCCTGGGCGGCTGGTGATCTGGCGTCCCTGCAGAGCAAAGAGGATGACGATCGTGAACAGCAGACCGTAGAGCGCAAACGGTGAGACGCGCGGCAGGAAGGTGCCTTCGTACCACCCGCGACCGCGCCGGCGTTCCAGCAGCGTGCGCGACAGGTAGCCGGCGAGCAGCGGAATGCCCAGGAAGATCAGTACCGACGTGGCGATCTGGCCCATCGATACGTCGAGGTCACCCGTGGGCAGCCCGAGCCAGCCGGGCAGGACCGCGAGGTAGAACCAGCCGAGTACGGCGAACATGACGACTTGGAAGATCGAGTTGAGTGCCACCAGGAACGCCGCCGCGTCCCGGTCGCCGCAGGCGAGGTCGTTCCAGATGACGACCATCGCGATGCACCTCGCGAGGCCGACGATGATCAGTCCGGTGCGGTACTCCGGCAGGTCGGGCAGGGTGAGCCAGGCGAGGGCGAACATCAGTGCCGGACCGACGAGCCAGTTGAGCGTGAGGCTCAGCGCCATCAGCCGCCGGTCGCGAGCGATCTCGCCCATCCGGTCATAGCGCACCTTGGCCAGCGGCGGATACATCATCACGAGCAGCCCGATGGCGATCGGTAGCGAGATCCCGTCCACCTCGAGCACCGTGAGGGCCTCGGACAGGCCGGGGACTGCACGCCCGGCCACTAACCCCAGCACCATCGCAGCGCCGATCCAGACCGGCAGGTAGCGGTCCAGGAACGACAGCCGCGTGGTCGGGGCGGCCGCCGCCACCGAGTGCGGCGTCCTCGTTTGGGTCATGTCGCCACGCTGGCCTCGAGCGCGCCGACATCGAGCAGGCGGGCCAGGGCATCGACGGAATGCGGGAGGCTTCGGTAGTAGATCCAGGTGCCGCGGCGCTCGCCTTCGATCAGACCGGCCTCGCGCAGCACCTTCAGGTGGTGGGAGATCGTCGGCGCGGTCAGCTCGAAGGCCCCGGTGAGGTCGCAGACACAGATCGCATCGGCGGCGCTGGCGATCATGCTGTAGAGCCGAAGCCGCACCGGGTCACCGAGCGCCTTGAAGATGCGCGCCGCGGTCTCGGCCTGCTCAGCCGACAGCGCCGACGTCGCTACTACGGGGCAGCAGTCGTCGTACCCGCCCGGCTGATTAGACACGCCTCTAATTAAGCAGACATCGAATCAAGCCGCAACCTGCGGTGGTTCCCGTAACGCTATTGGCCGATTAGCGTTACAGGTTCCACCGCAGATCGCCCAGGGAGCGCCGATGAAGCCCGACGTGTCCGACGTGTCCGCCCTCGACCTCAACCTCGCCGGACGCAGCGTCGTCGGCGACATGCTCACCCGCAGCGCCGAGCAGTTTCCCCACCGGATCGCGATCAAGGACCCGACCGGCGAGGTCAGCTATGCAGAGCTGGAGCGTACGGCGAACGCGATCGGGCGCGGGCTGCTCGGGCTTGGCGTGCAGCGTCAGGAGCCGGTCGGTTTCATCATGGGCAACTCGTGGAAGTTCATGGCCACCTACTACGGCTGCGCCAAGGCCGCGCTGATCTCGCTGCCCATCAACCTCGCGCAGGCCCCGGATGAGATCCGCTTCTGCCTCGCCGACGCCGAGGTCGGCACCATCGTGATCGACGCCGACTTCGTGCCGATTCTCGAGCAGATCATCGCCGAGCTGCCGCAGGTCACCCGGATCGTCGTACGCGGCGACGACCCCGCACAGATCGGCGGCATCGACACCGTCTCGTGGGACGAGCTCGCCGCCGGCGACGGCAGCCCGCTCGACGACGTGATCGTCGACGAGCGCGACATCCTGCAGTGCCTATATTCCAGCGGTACGACGTCGCGTCCCAAGGGCGTGCTGACCAGCCACCTGTCGGTCGTCATCGCCTGCCTCACCACTGCGATCACCGCCGGCCACAAGTGGGGCAACCAGTACTCGACCTTCGGCGTGATCGTGCCGATGTTTCACACGACGGCGCTCAACGTCCTGACGATGCCGACCCTCACCACCGGCGGGACCGTCGTCGCGCTGCCCGGCTTCGAGCCCGATGCGTTCATCGACGCGCTGGAAAACGACGGCATCACGCACATCATGCTGCTGCCGCACATGTACGAGCTGCTGCTGCAGCACCCACGCACCCAGGGCAAGACGTACGACGACGTCGAGTTTTGCATGTATGCGATGGCCCAGATGCCCGACGAGCGGATCAAGCGGATCAAAGCGCTCTTCCCGAACGGGCACGCGCTGCTCGGCTCGGGCATGACCGAGTGCGTACCGCCGACCGTCTTCCAGTTTCCCGAGCACGAGTTCACCGCGACCGCGTCGTGGGGCCCGCCGGTCTGCACCGTCGACACGCGGATCGCCGACCCCGAGGGCAACATCCTGCCGCGGGGGCAGGTCGGCGAGATCGTCTACCGCGGCGCGCAGGTCATGGCCGGCTACTGGAACCGCGCCGAGACCAA
The nucleotide sequence above comes from Epidermidibacterium keratini. Encoded proteins:
- a CDS encoding arsenate-mycothiol transferase ArsC, which encodes MTDDPPLVLFVCKSNAGKSQMAEALLREIAGDAITAVSAGTAPGSAINGQSAAAVGEVGADMSGGTPKPVDPELMRIADRVVVLGREAQLEPVDGMTAGIERWETDEPAERGIGGMQRMRLIRDDIAARVRDLATDLTTKRGENV
- the arsB gene encoding ACR3 family arsenite efflux transporter, whose protein sequence is MTQTRTPHSVAAAAPTTRLSFLDRYLPVWIGAAMVLGLVAGRAVPGLSEALTVLEVDGISLPIAIGLLVMMYPPLAKVRYDRMGEIARDRRLMALSLTLNWLVGPALMFALAWLTLPDLPEYRTGLIIVGLARCIAMVVIWNDLACGDRDAAAFLVALNSIFQVVMFAVLGWFYLAVLPGWLGLPTGDLDVSMGQIATSVLIFLGIPLLAGYLSRTLLERRRGRGWYEGTFLPRVSPFALYGLLFTIVILFALQGRQITSRPGDVARIAIPLLLYFALMWGMAYAASRALRMTYERSATTAFTAAGNNFELAIAVAIGTFGATSGQALAGVVGPLIEVPALVGLVYVSLWLRRRTRTPERAGLKEQP
- the arsM gene encoding arsenite methyltransferase codes for the protein MSDIRETVRERYAAAAQQMSQSCCGSGDLTRDDVFGAALYDGVDDASPAVEASLGCGVPTQVAQLAEGETVLDLGSGAGGDALISARRVGATGKVYGLDMTDEMLAQARANAAAAGVDNVEFVKGYLEDIPLPDDSVDIALSNCVINLAADKRVVLAEAARVLKPGGRIAFSDVIAADAMPEAVREDMQKWTGCIAGALTREQFERYLTEAGFTDISITPTHQVHEYAEAALINANLPG
- a CDS encoding acyl-CoA dehydrogenase family protein; translated protein: MKFTPEHEAFRESVRKFVDKECAPYVDDWEREGIFPAHEIFKKAGALGILGVEYDPEYGGMGGDHLFAMIASEELGRMGCGGVPMAFGVQMMMATPSLHRYGSHELKQKYLAPAIAGEMVTSIAVTEPDAGSDVAALKTRAVRDGDDWVINGSKTFITSGTQSDWLCLLARTSDEGGYRGMSQIIVERDTPGLDVAKKLDKYGMRSSDTALLTFDDVRVPVSNTIGEVGRGFQQQMQQFVVERMFASYGKLNSMQGALDRTRDYLKDRVVNGKPLIANQYIAFKLSELSAQLELVRTHAYVMAEKFMNGEDTTRDATISKLQGARLAREIGDWCMQFHGGMGYMEDFWVARYVRDTRLGSIGGGSDETMLQVLSRIDGFTP
- a CDS encoding ArsR/SmtB family transcription factor; amino-acid sequence: MSNQPGGYDDCCPVVATSALSAEQAETAARIFKALGDPVRLRLYSMIASAADAICVCDLTGAFELTAPTISHHLKVLREAGLIEGERRGTWIYYRSLPHSVDALARLLDVGALEASVAT
- the fumC gene encoding class II fumarate hydratase, whose translation is MSKRIETDSMGEIEVDADHYWGAQTERSLHNFDIGRDTFVWGRPIIRSLGILKKAAAQANGELGELPEDVAALIVQAADEVISGELDAEFPLVVFQTGSGTQSNMNSNEVISNRAIEIAGGERGSKKPVHPNDHVNRGQSSNDTFPTAMHIAIVLELRERLYDSVAKLRDTLDAKAKEYADIVKVGRTHLQDATPITLGQQIGGWVAQIDHAMADVHHAEGSLHRLAIGGTAVGTGLNAHPKFGDLAAAKIAEQTGVEFTSAKNKFAALAAHDELVTLSATLRTLSGALMKMANDVRWLASGPRNGIGELLIPENEPGSSIMPGKVNPTQSEAMTMVCTRVFGNDATVGFAGTQGNFELNVFKPVMAHAVLESIRLISDACVSFNDHAAVGIEPNRERIEQNLSTNLMQVTALNPHIGYDKAAAIAKKAHKDGTSLREAALDLGYLTAEQFDEWVVPIDMTHS
- a CDS encoding class I adenylate-forming enzyme family protein; the encoded protein is MKPDVSDVSALDLNLAGRSVVGDMLTRSAEQFPHRIAIKDPTGEVSYAELERTANAIGRGLLGLGVQRQEPVGFIMGNSWKFMATYYGCAKAALISLPINLAQAPDEIRFCLADAEVGTIVIDADFVPILEQIIAELPQVTRIVVRGDDPAQIGGIDTVSWDELAAGDGSPLDDVIVDERDILQCLYSSGTTSRPKGVLTSHLSVVIACLTTAITAGHKWGNQYSTFGVIVPMFHTTALNVLTMPTLTTGGTVVALPGFEPDAFIDALENDGITHIMLLPHMYELLLQHPRTQGKTYDDVEFCMYAMAQMPDERIKRIKALFPNGHALLGSGMTECVPPTVFQFPEHEFTATASWGPPVCTVDTRIADPEGNILPRGQVGEIVYRGAQVMAGYWNRAETNAEVFRGGWLRTGDIGYKDDEGVIWFTDRSKDMIKSGGENVSSMEVERTLLEHPHIVDVGVIGVPDDRWGEAVTAFVVTDGSPVTEDDVITHAKELLGGFKVPKRVEFVDALPKTATGKVQKHELRNLA